From one [Ruminococcus] lactaris ATCC 29176 genomic stretch:
- the rpsB gene encoding 30S ribosomal protein S2 yields the protein MSVISMKQLLEAGVHFGHQTRRWNPKMAPYIYTERNGIYIIDLQKSVGMVDDAYKAVSDIAADGGTILFVGTKKQAQDAIKAEAERCGMYYVNERWLGGMLTNFKTIQSRIKRLKDIEAMAEDGTFDVLPKKEVIELKKEWDKLEKNLGGIKDMKKLPDAIFIVDPKKERICVQEAHTLGIPLIGICDTNCDPEELDYVIPGNDDAIRAVKLIVSKMADAVIEANQGAAEDGYYEDADVEAAEAEEAVEE from the coding sequence ATGAGCGTTATTTCAATGAAGCAGTTATTGGAAGCCGGTGTTCATTTTGGACATCAGACAAGAAGATGGAATCCTAAGATGGCTCCGTATATCTACACAGAAAGAAATGGTATCTATATCATCGACCTGCAGAAGTCTGTAGGAATGGTAGACGATGCATACAAGGCAGTATCTGATATTGCAGCAGATGGCGGAACAATCCTTTTCGTAGGAACAAAGAAGCAGGCACAGGATGCAATCAAGGCTGAGGCTGAGCGTTGCGGAATGTATTATGTAAATGAGAGATGGCTTGGAGGAATGCTTACAAACTTCAAGACAATCCAGAGCCGTATCAAACGTCTGAAAGACATCGAGGCTATGGCTGAAGACGGAACATTCGATGTACTTCCGAAAAAAGAAGTTATCGAGCTGAAAAAAGAATGGGATAAGCTGGAGAAGAACCTCGGCGGAATTAAAGATATGAAGAAGCTGCCAGATGCTATCTTCATCGTAGATCCGAAAAAGGAAAGAATCTGTGTACAGGAAGCACATACACTCGGAATCCCGCTGATCGGTATCTGTGATACAAACTGTGATCCGGAAGAACTGGATTATGTAATCCCGGGAAATGATGATGCAATCAGAGCTGTAAAACTGATCGTTTCCAAGATGGCAGACGCTGTGATCGAGGCAAATCAGGGAGCAGCAGAAGATGGTTATTACGAAGATGCTGATGTAGAAGCAGCAGAAGCTGAAGAGGCTGTAGAAGAGTAA
- the tsf gene encoding translation elongation factor Ts, which yields MAITAGMVKELREMTGAGMMDCKKALSETNGDMDAAVEFLRKNGQAKAEKKAGRIAAEGIVKTVVKDDKVAAIVEVNSETDFVAKNDEFQGFVEAVVNQVVDSDAADMDAFMAEAWEADTTKTVKDALVEKIAVIGENLNIRRFEKVTAENGVVVPYIHGGGRIGVLVVADTDVVNDEIKAALKNVAMQVAAMSPKYVSRQEVAQDYLDHEKEILLAQAKKENPEKPDNIIEKMIIGRLNKELKEICLLDQVYVQDSDLTVAKYVDKVAKENGANVTVTKFVRFETGEGLEKKVDDFAAEVAAQAGM from the coding sequence ATGGCAATCACAGCAGGAATGGTAAAAGAGTTAAGAGAAATGACAGGTGCAGGAATGATGGACTGCAAAAAAGCACTCTCCGAGACAAATGGAGATATGGATGCAGCCGTTGAATTCCTGAGAAAGAACGGACAGGCTAAAGCTGAGAAGAAAGCTGGAAGAATTGCAGCAGAAGGTATCGTTAAGACTGTAGTTAAAGATGATAAAGTAGCAGCAATCGTAGAAGTAAACTCTGAGACAGACTTCGTTGCTAAGAACGATGAGTTCCAGGGATTTGTAGAAGCAGTAGTAAATCAGGTTGTAGATTCTGATGCAGCAGATATGGATGCATTCATGGCTGAGGCATGGGAAGCTGATACAACAAAGACTGTAAAAGATGCTCTCGTAGAGAAGATCGCAGTTATTGGTGAGAACCTTAATATCAGAAGATTTGAGAAAGTAACAGCAGAGAATGGTGTAGTTGTACCTTACATTCACGGTGGCGGACGTATCGGTGTTCTTGTAGTAGCTGATACAGATGTTGTTAATGATGAGATCAAAGCTGCACTGAAGAACGTAGCTATGCAGGTTGCAGCTATGTCTCCGAAATATGTTTCCCGTCAGGAAGTGGCTCAGGATTATCTTGATCATGAGAAAGAGATCCTTCTTGCACAGGCTAAGAAAGAGAACCCGGAGAAGCCGGATAATATCATCGAGAAGATGATCATCGGACGTCTGAACAAAGAGCTGAAAGAAATCTGCCTGCTTGATCAGGTATATGTTCAGGACAGCGACCTTACAGTAGCTAAGTATGTTGATAAGGTAGCAAAAGAGAACGGTGCAAATGTAACAGTAACGAAGTTCGTTCGTTTCGAGACAGGAGAAGGTCTTGAGAAAAAGGTTGACGATTTCGCAGCAGAAGTTGCAGCTCAGGCTGGAATGTAA